The Microbacterium luteum genome includes a region encoding these proteins:
- a CDS encoding YbaK/EbsC family protein, translating to MTDLPARSQLVRDRLREEGIEGEIIVLPDAASTAPLAAAALGVEVGAIANSLVFWSDDGPLLVMTSGAHRVDTAALSERLAIPGITRATAQQVREATGQAIGGVAPCGHPERLRTVVDQDLAAFDEIWAAGGTPHTVFPMTFDQLVRVTGGTVCRVD from the coding sequence ATGACAGACCTTCCCGCCCGCAGCCAGCTCGTCCGCGACCGCCTGCGCGAAGAGGGGATCGAGGGAGAGATCATCGTGCTCCCGGACGCCGCCTCGACGGCGCCGCTGGCCGCCGCGGCGCTCGGCGTCGAGGTGGGCGCCATCGCCAACAGCCTCGTGTTCTGGAGCGACGACGGTCCGCTCCTGGTCATGACCAGCGGCGCGCACCGCGTGGACACCGCCGCCCTGTCGGAGCGCCTGGCGATACCCGGGATCACCCGCGCCACGGCGCAGCAGGTTCGGGAAGCCACCGGGCAGGCGATCGGCGGCGTCGCGCCGTGCGGCCATCCGGAGCGTCTGCGCACCGTCGTCGACCAGGATCTCGCAGCATTCGACGAGATCTGGGCGGCGGGCGGCACCCCGCACACCGTCTTCCCGATGACCTTCGATCAGCTCGTGCGGGTGACCGGCGGCACGGTCTGCCGCGTGGACTGA
- a CDS encoding SixA phosphatase family protein → MIRLTIARHAKSDWSDSVRSDHDRPLNARGRHDAPLMAERLADAGVHPAVLLSSTAVRARTTAEAFAERFGVTVRLDPDLYGASADELLAAAVASGSHDVMVVAHDPGMTELAALLSRGRIDRMPTCAIATFTWQTDDWAVVAAVDPVSWDHLVPR, encoded by the coding sequence ATGATCCGTCTGACGATCGCCCGCCACGCGAAATCCGACTGGTCCGACTCCGTGCGGTCCGACCATGACCGTCCCCTGAATGCGCGCGGCCGTCACGACGCCCCGCTCATGGCCGAACGTCTCGCCGATGCCGGCGTGCATCCCGCCGTGCTGCTGTCGAGCACGGCGGTTCGCGCGCGCACGACGGCCGAAGCGTTCGCCGAGCGGTTCGGCGTGACGGTGCGCCTCGATCCCGACCTCTACGGCGCCTCGGCCGACGAGCTGCTCGCCGCGGCCGTCGCGTCGGGATCGCACGATGTGATGGTCGTCGCCCATGATCCCGGGATGACCGAGCTCGCGGCGCTTCTCTCGCGGGGGCGGATCGACCGGATGCCGACCTGCGCGATCGCGACGTTCACCTGGCAGACCGACGACTGGGCCGTCGTCGCAGCGGTCGACCCCGTCTCGTGGGACCACCTGGTGCCACGCTGA
- a CDS encoding gamma-glutamylcyclotransferase family protein, translating to MSADQLLFSYGTLQHRDVQLDTFGRVPRSDEDVLPGYTVDYADIGDARVAGLSGLDVHPIVRETGSPRDKVTGVVLYLSEEEIDAADEYEVSLYRRVEAAVESGRTAWVYVTA from the coding sequence GTGAGTGCAGACCAGCTGCTGTTCAGCTACGGAACCCTGCAGCACCGCGACGTGCAGCTGGACACGTTCGGTCGCGTGCCGCGGTCGGATGAGGATGTGCTCCCCGGCTACACCGTCGACTACGCCGATATCGGCGACGCGCGGGTCGCGGGGTTGTCCGGCCTGGACGTGCACCCGATCGTCCGGGAGACCGGGAGCCCCCGCGACAAGGTGACCGGCGTCGTGCTGTACCTCAGCGAAGAGGAGATCGACGCGGCAGACGAATACGAAGTGTCGCTGTATCGTCGCGTCGAAGCGGCCGTGGAGAGCGGCCGCACGGCGTGGGTGTACGTCACGGCGTGA
- a CDS encoding DUF445 domain-containing protein has protein sequence MKAVAAGALVAMALVFAIAFAFERDIPALSYVRAAAEGGMVGALADWFAVTALFRHPLGIPIPHTAIIPRRKDEIGRTLGEFVETEFLRADVVRDKLESTPIASRVGEWLVDPVNFRRVAAEAAAAAAGVLRALSDDDVRDVIESLAREHLIEPDWGPPLGERLERVVAADAHRPAVDLAVDTIGAWLHANRSAFSGLVSRRLPSWVPKIAHRLVDDTVYNEAVAFVDKVRADPDHQARHAIDGYLSRLADNLQNDPVTIGRLEDAKTSVFDSPRVRALAADAWGTAKAGLLTALEDERSDLRRRAAEALAQIGERLRTDAGLQRRVDTWVTDAVVFVVDRHRHDIASIITDTVERWDAEDTTRKIELMVGRDLQYIRLNGTVIGALAGVAIYTVAHAILG, from the coding sequence ATGAAGGCCGTCGCAGCGGGAGCCCTCGTGGCGATGGCGCTCGTCTTCGCGATCGCCTTCGCCTTCGAGCGCGACATCCCGGCCCTCTCCTACGTGCGGGCCGCCGCCGAGGGGGGCATGGTCGGCGCACTGGCGGACTGGTTCGCCGTGACCGCCCTGTTCCGGCATCCGCTCGGAATCCCGATTCCGCACACCGCGATCATCCCTCGGCGCAAGGATGAGATCGGGCGCACCCTGGGGGAATTCGTCGAGACCGAGTTCCTGCGCGCCGACGTCGTCCGCGACAAGCTCGAGTCGACGCCGATCGCGTCGCGCGTGGGCGAGTGGCTCGTCGATCCGGTGAACTTCCGTCGCGTGGCGGCGGAGGCGGCGGCCGCTGCCGCCGGAGTGCTGCGGGCGCTCAGCGACGACGATGTGCGCGACGTCATCGAGTCGCTCGCCCGTGAGCACCTCATCGAGCCCGACTGGGGCCCGCCGCTCGGCGAACGCCTCGAGCGCGTGGTCGCCGCCGACGCGCACCGCCCCGCCGTCGACCTGGCGGTCGACACGATCGGGGCATGGCTCCACGCCAACCGCTCGGCCTTCTCGGGGCTCGTCTCCCGCCGCCTGCCGTCGTGGGTGCCGAAGATCGCCCATCGACTGGTCGATGACACCGTCTACAACGAGGCGGTCGCCTTCGTCGACAAGGTGCGTGCGGATCCCGACCATCAGGCGCGGCACGCGATCGACGGCTACCTGTCGCGCCTGGCCGACAACCTCCAGAACGACCCGGTGACCATCGGCCGACTCGAGGACGCGAAGACCTCCGTGTTCGACAGCCCGCGGGTGCGCGCGCTCGCGGCGGACGCGTGGGGGACAGCGAAGGCCGGTCTGCTCACCGCCCTCGAAGACGAACGCAGCGACCTCCGCCGCCGGGCCGCCGAGGCCCTCGCGCAGATCGGCGAGCGCCTGCGCACCGATGCCGGCCTGCAACGCCGCGTGGATACCTGGGTCACCGACGCCGTGGTGTTCGTCGTCGACCGTCACCGTCACGACATCGCGTCGATCATCACCGACACGGTCGAGCGGTGGGATGCCGAGGACACGACCCGCAAGATCGAGCTGATGGTCGGTCGAGACCTGCAGTACATCCGGCTGAACGGCACCGTCATCGGAGCCCTCGCGGGCGTGGCGATCTACACCGTCGCCCACGCGATCCTGGGATGA
- a CDS encoding acyl-CoA dehydrogenase family protein translates to MAADAFDPADHLDDELLERIRSRAATHDRDNTFPHDDLADLRAAGYLAALVPAELGGSGRTLAEVARLQQRLAEAAPATALAVNMHLVWTGVAKVAADRGLETLRFVQEGAAAGELFAFGISEAGNDLVLFGSDTTAAPSEDGGYAFTGTKIFTSLAPAWTQLGLHGIDTTSPDAPRIVFAFVPRDEESAGRVVVADDWDTLGMRATQSRTTRLEGARAPADRVVRRLPPGPSPDPLLFGIFSVFEILLASVYTGIARRAIDVAIETAGARRSKKSGRAYTQDPDIRWRIAEMALAYDALPPQIDRLARDVEAKVDHGDRWFSLLAGVKHRAVTSAKRIVDDAMLVAGGSSYFSGSELSRLARDVQAGLFHPSDPESAHAAVATALLGPVED, encoded by the coding sequence ATGGCTGCCGACGCGTTCGACCCCGCCGATCATCTGGACGACGAGCTCCTCGAGCGCATCCGCTCGCGAGCCGCGACGCACGACCGGGACAACACGTTCCCCCACGACGACCTCGCCGACCTCCGGGCCGCGGGCTACCTGGCCGCGCTGGTCCCGGCCGAGCTCGGCGGATCGGGACGGACGCTCGCGGAGGTCGCCCGGCTCCAGCAGCGTCTGGCGGAGGCGGCTCCCGCGACCGCCCTGGCGGTCAACATGCACCTGGTCTGGACCGGCGTGGCGAAGGTCGCCGCCGATCGGGGACTGGAGACCCTCCGCTTCGTGCAGGAGGGGGCTGCGGCCGGCGAGCTGTTCGCCTTCGGCATCAGCGAAGCCGGCAACGACCTCGTGCTGTTCGGAAGCGACACCACCGCAGCACCGAGCGAGGACGGCGGCTACGCGTTCACCGGAACCAAGATCTTCACCTCGCTCGCACCGGCCTGGACGCAGCTGGGTCTGCACGGAATCGACACGACCTCGCCGGACGCGCCGCGCATCGTCTTCGCGTTCGTGCCCCGCGACGAGGAGTCGGCGGGCCGCGTCGTCGTCGCCGACGATTGGGACACGCTCGGGATGCGCGCGACCCAGTCCCGCACGACCCGCCTGGAGGGCGCGCGGGCGCCGGCCGATCGGGTCGTGCGCCGCCTGCCCCCTGGACCGAGCCCGGATCCGCTGCTGTTCGGCATCTTCAGCGTGTTCGAGATCCTGCTGGCCTCCGTCTACACCGGCATCGCCCGCCGCGCGATCGACGTCGCGATCGAGACCGCGGGCGCCCGCCGGTCGAAGAAGTCCGGCAGGGCCTACACGCAGGATCCCGACATCCGATGGCGGATCGCCGAGATGGCCCTCGCCTACGACGCCCTCCCGCCGCAGATCGACCGGCTCGCCCGCGATGTCGAGGCGAAGGTCGATCACGGAGACCGGTGGTTCTCGCTGCTGGCCGGTGTGAAGCATCGCGCGGTGACCTCCGCGAAGCGGATCGTCGACGATGCGATGCTCGTCGCCGGCGGGAGCTCCTACTTCTCCGGCTCCGAGCTGTCGCGTCTGGCCCGCGACGTGCAGGCCGGCCTGTTCCACCCGTCCGACCCCGAATCCGCGCACGCGGCGGTGGCGACGGCGCTGCTCGGTCCGGTCGAGGACTGA
- a CDS encoding TIGR00341 family protein, with protein sequence MSRLTRMLIPVSQRQSMGDLLEAVDLSRGDGAAKRSGFFIMLVLSGVIAVAGVLADSTATVIGAMIIAPLGTPILGIAAGIVTGHRGLVARSFLWVLSGLLIVVLIGGALSTFIADPAELDSNSQISGRTSPQLLDLLAALATGTAGAFAMTRRDLSAVLPGVAIAISLVPPLGVVGVCAGQGAWDEAFGALLLFASNVVSLVIAGSIVFTLAGYAREPGASQTANRRRSYVVVAVLSAVIVLPLLLNTAVTLAVTHWTGVIRAAAGSWLSDDENAQVQGVTWTATSATIEVTTEDGRIPPLEPLQSDLEEAVPGFIDVDVVVSPAVEHDVLPR encoded by the coding sequence ATGTCTCGGCTCACGCGGATGCTGATCCCCGTCTCCCAGCGCCAGTCGATGGGCGATCTGCTGGAAGCGGTGGATCTCTCCCGCGGCGACGGCGCCGCGAAGCGGAGCGGATTCTTCATCATGCTGGTGCTCTCGGGCGTCATCGCCGTCGCCGGGGTGCTGGCCGACTCCACGGCGACCGTGATCGGGGCGATGATCATCGCGCCGCTGGGCACCCCGATCCTCGGGATCGCGGCGGGCATCGTGACCGGTCACCGCGGCCTCGTGGCCCGGTCCTTCCTGTGGGTCCTGTCGGGACTGCTGATCGTCGTGCTCATCGGAGGGGCGCTGTCCACGTTCATCGCGGACCCGGCCGAACTCGACAGCAACTCGCAGATCAGCGGACGCACCTCGCCGCAGCTGCTGGATCTGCTGGCGGCCCTGGCGACCGGGACCGCCGGAGCGTTCGCGATGACGCGGCGCGACCTCAGTGCCGTGCTGCCCGGCGTCGCGATCGCGATCTCGCTCGTGCCGCCCCTCGGGGTCGTCGGGGTGTGCGCCGGTCAAGGGGCATGGGACGAGGCGTTCGGTGCGCTGCTGCTGTTCGCCTCGAACGTCGTGTCGCTCGTGATCGCCGGCAGCATCGTGTTCACGCTCGCCGGCTACGCTCGGGAGCCCGGTGCATCGCAGACGGCGAACCGTCGCCGCTCCTACGTCGTCGTCGCGGTGCTCTCGGCCGTCATCGTGCTGCCGCTGCTGCTGAACACCGCCGTGACGCTCGCCGTCACCCACTGGACGGGCGTGATCCGCGCCGCCGCCGGCTCGTGGCTGTCCGACGATGAGAATGCCCAGGTGCAGGGGGTGACGTGGACCGCGACCTCCGCGACGATCGAGGTCACGACGGAGGACGGCCGCATCCCGCCGCTCGAGCCGCTGCAGAGTGATCTCGAGGAGGCCGTCCCCGGGTTCATCGATGTCGACGTCGTCGTCTCGCCGGCGGTGGAGCACGACGTCCTTCCGCGCTGA
- a CDS encoding pilus assembly protein CpaE: protein MISTELAVALRDAGLIWRPASGDRFQLNEPEFEADVFTVSEMTVEPREYPTGRILAFNGTTEWALDSVALEDALWLPHEAQLREMLRGTFRSLRRLPDTHEVEVRIAEEDLVFEHPEPCDAYALAVLELLRRVA, encoded by the coding sequence ATGATCTCCACCGAGCTCGCCGTCGCGCTCCGCGACGCCGGACTGATCTGGCGGCCCGCGTCGGGTGACCGCTTCCAGCTGAACGAGCCCGAGTTCGAGGCGGATGTCTTCACGGTCAGCGAGATGACCGTCGAGCCGCGCGAGTACCCGACCGGGCGCATCCTCGCCTTCAACGGCACGACCGAGTGGGCCCTCGACTCCGTCGCTCTCGAAGACGCGCTGTGGCTTCCGCACGAGGCGCAGCTGCGGGAGATGCTGCGGGGAACCTTCCGGAGCCTGCGACGGCTGCCCGACACGCACGAGGTCGAAGTCCGCATCGCCGAGGAGGACCTGGTGTTCGAGCACCCGGAGCCGTGCGACGCCTACGCCCTGGCGGTGCTCGAACTGCTGCGCCGCGTGGCCTGA
- a CDS encoding MFS transporter, whose amino-acid sequence MAGYRELLRTPGVARIIAAQLTARFPNGMASLALLLHVEQVTDSYGAAGLVLAAASIGQGVAGPVTSRWMGRWGMRRVLTLTLVVCAASIATIALVEMAVPAYMALGLLSGLATPPVQSAVRTIYPKMVNSRQLTPLFSLDASLQEIIWIFAPVVITFVSTQVGTVEGLLLVVVILVGGGAWFISSPELGRVRIPRSRRRLGIVLTKPPVVLATVTGFLLIGACAAVEAGVVATFGHSGLEAGLVLAVFAIGSLAGGLGFGHLPIGRWAMARRLAIVAAGLALTMISLDVWWLGGTLLLAGAGIAPAFAVMFAMTSVSVKFSDTAEAYGWIGTGQLIGAAAGSAVAGFLIDGVGPQGAYVAAAAFAVVGVVVAVVFVRGFPDLRGRDASPLPDTEPVSTIL is encoded by the coding sequence GTGGCGGGATACCGGGAACTGCTGCGCACACCGGGCGTGGCGCGCATCATCGCCGCGCAGCTGACGGCGCGGTTCCCCAACGGCATGGCGAGCCTCGCACTCCTCCTCCACGTCGAGCAGGTGACCGACTCCTACGGGGCCGCCGGTCTCGTGCTCGCGGCGGCATCCATCGGCCAGGGCGTCGCCGGCCCCGTCACCAGCCGCTGGATGGGGCGCTGGGGCATGCGACGCGTCCTCACCCTCACCCTCGTGGTGTGCGCCGCATCCATCGCCACGATCGCCCTCGTCGAGATGGCCGTGCCCGCCTACATGGCCCTCGGCCTGCTCTCCGGCCTCGCGACGCCCCCGGTGCAGTCGGCGGTGCGCACCATCTATCCCAAGATGGTCAACTCGCGACAGCTGACCCCGCTCTTCTCGCTGGATGCATCGCTGCAGGAGATCATCTGGATCTTCGCCCCGGTGGTCATCACCTTCGTCTCCACCCAGGTCGGCACCGTCGAGGGCCTGCTGCTGGTCGTGGTGATCCTCGTCGGCGGCGGTGCGTGGTTCATCTCCTCACCCGAGCTCGGTCGCGTGCGCATCCCCCGCAGCCGTCGTCGCCTCGGCATCGTGCTGACCAAGCCTCCCGTGGTGCTCGCGACCGTCACCGGCTTCCTCCTCATCGGCGCGTGCGCGGCCGTCGAGGCCGGCGTCGTGGCGACCTTCGGTCACAGCGGCCTCGAGGCGGGTCTCGTGCTCGCCGTGTTCGCCATCGGCAGCCTGGCCGGCGGGCTGGGCTTCGGGCACCTGCCGATCGGGCGCTGGGCCATGGCCCGTCGGCTCGCGATCGTCGCCGCGGGGCTGGCTCTCACGATGATCTCCCTCGACGTGTGGTGGCTGGGCGGCACCCTCCTGCTGGCCGGAGCCGGAATCGCGCCGGCGTTCGCCGTCATGTTCGCCATGACCTCCGTGAGCGTGAAGTTCAGCGACACCGCCGAGGCGTACGGATGGATCGGCACCGGTCAGCTGATCGGCGCCGCGGCCGGCTCCGCCGTCGCCGGCTTCCTCATCGACGGTGTCGGCCCTCAGGGCGCCTACGTCGCCGCGGCCGCCTTCGCGGTGGTCGGCGTCGTGGTCGCGGTCGTCTTCGTGCGCGGGTTCCCGGATCTGCGCGGCCGCGACGCGTCGCCTCTTCCGGACACCGAGCCCGTCTCCACGATCCTCTGA
- the nrdH gene encoding glutaredoxin-like protein NrdH — protein sequence MAITVYTKPSCVQCTATYRALDSKGIEYEVLDLSEDPSALEQVKALGYLQAPVVITDEDHWSGFRPDKIDELAGRLV from the coding sequence ATGGCGATCACGGTCTACACCAAGCCGTCCTGCGTGCAGTGCACCGCGACCTATCGGGCACTGGATTCCAAGGGCATCGAATACGAGGTTCTCGACCTGTCGGAGGACCCTTCGGCCCTCGAGCAGGTGAAGGCGCTGGGCTACCTCCAGGCGCCGGTCGTCATCACCGATGAGGACCACTGGTCGGGCTTCCGTCCCGACAAGATCGACGAGCTCGCCGGCCGTCTGGTCTGA
- the nrdI gene encoding class Ib ribonucleoside-diphosphate reductase assembly flavoprotein NrdI, giving the protein MATAVADRRGAVADRAAAPLLVYFSSVSGNTTRFVEKLGMRAMRIPLHSSEASPHIEEPYVLITPTYGGGQGRGEEKGAVPKQVIRFLNDEGNRGWLRGVISTGNTNFGEHFGLAGDIISRKCRVPHLYRIELFGTPEDIDRVSEGLERWWKQH; this is encoded by the coding sequence GTGGCAACCGCCGTCGCAGATCGGCGCGGCGCGGTTGCCGACCGGGCCGCCGCGCCCCTGCTCGTCTACTTCTCGAGCGTGTCGGGAAACACGACGCGCTTCGTCGAGAAGCTGGGCATGCGGGCGATGCGCATCCCTCTCCATTCCTCGGAGGCCTCACCGCACATCGAGGAGCCGTACGTTCTGATCACCCCCACGTACGGGGGAGGCCAGGGCCGCGGCGAGGAGAAGGGAGCCGTCCCGAAGCAGGTCATCCGGTTCCTCAACGACGAGGGCAACCGCGGGTGGCTTCGGGGCGTCATCTCCACCGGGAACACCAACTTCGGTGAGCACTTCGGGCTCGCCGGTGACATCATCAGCCGCAAGTGCCGCGTGCCGCACTTGTATCGCATAGAGCTCTTCGGCACGCCAGAGGACATCGATCGCGTCAGCGAGGGATTGGAACGATGGTGGAAGCAGCACTGA
- the nrdE gene encoding class 1b ribonucleoside-diphosphate reductase subunit alpha produces MVEAALTETDFKSNPRFEGQDYHSLNAMLNLYDADGNIQFDADKRAAREYFLQHVNQNTVFFHSLKERLDYLVDKEYYEGSVLEKYPFEFIQQLNDLAYARKFRFETFLGAFKYYTSYTLKTFDGKRYLERFEDRVVMTALGLADGDQKLATELVEEIIAGRFQPATPTFLNTGKAQRGELVSCFLLRIEDNMESIARGINSALQLSKRGGGVALLLSNIREAGAPIKQIENQSSGIIPVMKLLEDSFSYANQLGARQGAGAVYLNAHHPDIMRFLDTKRENADEKIRIKTLSLGVVVPDITFELAKNGEDMYLFSPYDVERVYGVPFGDISVTEKYREMVDDPRIKKTKINAREFFQTIAEIQFESGYPYIMFEDTVNKANPIKGRINMSNLCSEILQVNTPTTYNDDLSYDQIGKDISCNLGSMNIALAMDGGDLGKTVDTAIRALTAVSDQSHIRSVRSIEDGNDRSHAIGLGQMNLHGYLAREHVHYGSDEGLDFTNIYFYTVLFHALSASNAIAKERGTTFDGFRDSTYASGEFFDKYTEQEWAPQTEKVKELFAGMSIPTQDDWRALKASVMEHGIYNQNLQAVPPTGSISYINNSTSSIHPIASKIEIRKEGKLGRVYYPAPFMTNDNLEYYQDAYEIGYEKVIDTYAAATQHVDQGLSLTLFFKDTVTTRDINKAQIYAWRKGIKTIYYIRLRQLALEGTELDTCVSCTL; encoded by the coding sequence ATGGTGGAAGCAGCACTGACCGAGACCGACTTCAAGAGCAACCCGCGGTTCGAGGGGCAGGATTATCACTCCCTCAACGCGATGCTGAACCTGTACGACGCCGACGGGAACATCCAGTTCGACGCGGACAAGCGTGCCGCGCGGGAGTACTTCCTGCAGCATGTCAACCAGAACACCGTGTTCTTCCACTCCCTCAAGGAGCGGCTGGACTACCTGGTCGACAAGGAGTACTACGAGGGCTCCGTGCTCGAGAAGTACCCGTTCGAGTTCATCCAGCAGCTCAACGATCTCGCCTACGCGCGCAAGTTCCGGTTCGAGACCTTCCTGGGTGCGTTCAAGTACTACACGAGCTACACGCTGAAGACCTTCGACGGCAAGCGCTACCTCGAACGCTTCGAAGACCGCGTCGTGATGACCGCCCTCGGTCTGGCCGACGGCGACCAGAAGCTGGCCACGGAGCTGGTCGAGGAGATCATCGCCGGTCGCTTCCAGCCCGCCACGCCCACCTTCCTCAACACCGGCAAGGCGCAGCGCGGTGAACTCGTCTCGTGCTTCCTGCTGCGCATCGAAGACAACATGGAGTCGATCGCCCGCGGCATCAACTCGGCTCTGCAGCTGTCCAAGCGCGGCGGCGGCGTGGCACTGCTGCTGTCGAACATCCGCGAGGCCGGCGCACCGATCAAGCAGATCGAGAACCAGTCCAGCGGCATCATCCCCGTCATGAAGCTGCTCGAAGACAGCTTCAGCTACGCCAACCAGCTCGGGGCTCGTCAGGGTGCCGGTGCGGTCTACCTCAACGCCCACCACCCCGACATCATGCGGTTCCTCGACACCAAGCGTGAGAACGCCGACGAGAAGATCCGCATCAAGACGCTGTCGCTGGGTGTGGTCGTGCCGGACATCACGTTCGAGCTCGCCAAGAACGGCGAGGACATGTACCTCTTCTCGCCCTACGACGTCGAGCGCGTCTACGGGGTGCCCTTCGGTGACATCTCGGTCACCGAGAAGTACCGCGAGATGGTCGACGATCCGCGCATCAAGAAGACGAAGATCAACGCGCGCGAGTTCTTCCAGACGATCGCCGAGATCCAGTTCGAGTCCGGCTACCCGTACATCATGTTCGAGGACACGGTGAACAAGGCCAACCCGATCAAGGGTCGGATCAACATGTCCAACCTGTGCTCGGAGATCCTTCAGGTCAACACCCCGACGACCTACAACGACGATCTGTCGTACGACCAGATCGGCAAGGACATCTCCTGCAACCTGGGGTCGATGAACATCGCCCTGGCGATGGACGGGGGTGACCTCGGCAAGACCGTCGACACCGCGATCCGCGCGCTCACGGCCGTCAGCGACCAGAGCCACATCCGCTCCGTCCGTTCGATCGAGGACGGCAACGACCGCTCGCACGCGATCGGTCTGGGGCAGATGAACCTGCACGGCTACCTCGCCCGCGAGCACGTCCACTACGGGTCCGACGAGGGCCTGGACTTCACGAACATCTACTTCTACACGGTGCTCTTCCACGCGCTGAGTGCGTCGAACGCCATCGCCAAGGAGCGGGGAACGACCTTCGACGGATTCCGTGACTCGACCTACGCGTCGGGAGAGTTCTTCGACAAGTACACCGAGCAGGAGTGGGCTCCGCAGACCGAGAAGGTCAAGGAGCTGTTCGCGGGCATGTCGATCCCCACGCAGGACGACTGGCGGGCCCTGAAGGCCAGCGTCATGGAGCACGGGATCTACAACCAGAACCTGCAGGCGGTGCCGCCGACCGGGTCGATCTCGTACATCAACAACTCCACGTCGTCCATCCACCCGATCGCGTCGAAGATCGAGATCCGCAAGGAAGGCAAGCTCGGACGCGTCTATTACCCGGCGCCGTTCATGACGAACGACAACCTGGAGTACTACCAGGACGCGTACGAGATCGGCTACGAGAAGGTCATCGACACGTACGCCGCCGCCACCCAGCACGTCGACCAGGGCCTGTCGCTGACACTGTTCTTCAAGGACACCGTCACCACCCGCGACATCAATAAGGCTCAGATCTACGCGTGGCGCAAGGGGATCAAGACGATCTACTACATCCGCCTGCGCCAGCTCGCGCTCGAGGGCACGGAGCTCGACACCTGCGTCAGCTGCACGCTCTGA
- a CDS encoding NUMOD3 domain-containing DNA-binding protein, whose amino-acid sequence MIASPDGAHANWPFMGSIYGVSERGSSEVRYVGLTTKLVSRRRIEHWKSAEAGRRTPFADWLRSRRDREVVVFRSLEVIMGTELSELGNAEQRWISHFRASGHRLLNVTDGGLGPRGYVWTVEQRAAASLRSKGRKHPNPLRGEDNPMWGRRHSDEQKAIWSELRRGSITGEKNPNWNRRGADHPSFGRTWTDEQRERLSASRRGEKNPNFGKTASEETRAKMSAARRGRPMPSSVRSAHTRHHTNKGIVSETCRHCRDDQLNSNSEE is encoded by the coding sequence ATGATCGCCAGCCCGGATGGCGCGCACGCCAACTGGCCCTTCATGGGGTCGATCTATGGCGTCAGCGAACGGGGATCGTCCGAGGTTCGATACGTCGGTCTGACGACGAAGCTCGTGAGTCGCAGAAGGATCGAGCACTGGAAGTCGGCGGAAGCCGGCCGAAGGACTCCCTTCGCAGACTGGCTCCGGTCCAGGCGCGATCGTGAGGTGGTCGTCTTTCGTTCGTTGGAGGTGATCATGGGGACTGAGTTGAGTGAACTCGGTAACGCTGAGCAGCGGTGGATCTCGCACTTCCGCGCGTCCGGCCATCGACTCCTGAACGTGACGGACGGTGGCCTGGGCCCAAGGGGGTACGTCTGGACGGTGGAGCAGCGGGCTGCTGCGAGCCTGCGGAGCAAGGGGCGAAAGCACCCCAACCCGCTGCGCGGTGAGGACAACCCGATGTGGGGTCGGCGACACAGCGACGAACAGAAGGCGATCTGGTCAGAGCTCCGGCGTGGATCCATCACAGGCGAGAAGAACCCGAATTGGAATCGCCGCGGGGCGGATCATCCGTCGTTCGGTCGTACGTGGACGGATGAGCAGCGTGAGCGCCTCTCGGCGTCGCGCCGAGGAGAGAAGAATCCCAACTTCGGCAAGACGGCGAGCGAGGAGACACGGGCCAAGATGTCGGCGGCGCGTCGCGGCCGCCCAATGCCCTCGAGTGTGCGCAGCGCCCACACGAGACATCACACCAACAAAGGAATCGTCTCGGAAACATGCCGGCACTGCCGAGACGACCAGTTGAACAGCAATTCAGAGGAATGA